In Kineosporia sp. NBRC 101731, the DNA window TGCTGGACCGGCTGCTGCGCGCGGTCGAGGTGGCCCTGGCCGCACCCTCACCACTGACCGGGGTGCCCGCCCCGGTCTGCGTCACCACCGTCGACGACGAAGGCCTGCTCGTCGTTCCTGAGCTGCCCGCCGACCCGATCGCCCTCGGTGCGCTCGCCCAGCGGCTGTCGGCGGCGGCCTGGTCGGAAGACCTGACCGTGACGATCACTCTGGAGCCGCGCGGGCTGCGCGTGCTGGCGCGGTAGGTGGGAGCCGGCGTGCTCAGCGCGGTAGGTGGGTCGGGAGCGTCATCCGCGGTGCCCGGCGGGGACGGGTGACGGCGTCGAGCTCCAGCAGTTTCTGCACCCGGTAGCGGTGCCCGCGGTAACACTCGATCACCTCGGCGCAGCCCGCGTCGTCCATCACCGTGCCGGTCAGGGCCCAGGAGACGTTGCGGGACACGTGGTAATCGGCCCAGGAGAACGCGTCGGGGTCACCGTGCGCCCGCTGCCGGACCTCCGCCGCCGTCCAGATACCGATGCCCGGCACGGTACGCAGCATTCTCGCCGCCTCGTCGTGCGGCAGGTCCACCGTCGCCTCCAGGCGGCCGGCCACCTGCGCGGCCGCCAGCACGGCACGGCGCCGGGCCTCGTCCACCCCGGCCTTGAGCCAGACCCACGACGGGATCTGGCGCCAGGTCGCGGCGTCGGGCGGCACGTACAGGCCGGTCGCCTCCGGTGCCGGTCCCGGAGCCGGCTCGCCGAACTTGACCACCAGGATGCGCCAGGCCCGCCGCGCCTCCAGCCCCGTGACCCGCTGTTCCAGGGCCGCCGGCACCAGTGCCTCGAACACGGCCCGGCTGCGTGGTACCCGGTAGCCGGGCCGCGAACGCCAGGCCTGCACCAGCTTGGCGTGCTCGGGCCGGGGCACGAACCCCGAGGCGTCATCACCCTCCCCGAGCAGCTCCGGCACCCCGTCGAGCACCCACTGCGCGCCCGCCCCCCAGGCCGTGGCCTCCACCTCACCGCCGGTGATGCGCACGACCAGACGCACGAGCGCCGGACCGTCGGGGGTGCGGGTGGCACGCCAGATCGGGTCGCCCGGCTGCGTGCGGAAACACGGGTCGGATCCGCCCCGCCGAAGACCGGACAGAATGTGGTGCACCGAGATCGGGGCCGCAGGACGGTAGGTGCGGCTCGCCGAACGCACCGGGGTGACGGTGCGGGCCGCCGTGAGCCGGGCCGGCTCCTTCCGGGACCGGGGCGCACGGGCCGCGGTCGCCGGTTCCGCGCAGTGCCCGCCCAGC includes these proteins:
- a CDS encoding DNA-3-methyladenine glycosylase 2 family protein — translated: MTISDGPTRRNPARTGGIVTRGQFSGVSGLGGHCAEPATAARAPRSRKEPARLTAARTVTPVRSASRTYRPAAPISVHHILSGLRRGGSDPCFRTQPGDPIWRATRTPDGPALVRLVVRITGGEVEATAWGAGAQWVLDGVPELLGEGDDASGFVPRPEHAKLVQAWRSRPGYRVPRSRAVFEALVPAALEQRVTGLEARRAWRILVVKFGEPAPGPAPEATGLYVPPDAATWRQIPSWVWLKAGVDEARRRAVLAAAQVAGRLEATVDLPHDEAARMLRTVPGIGIWTAAEVRQRAHGDPDAFSWADYHVSRNVSWALTGTVMDDAGCAEVIECYRGHRYRVQKLLELDAVTRPRRAPRMTLPTHLPR